Sequence from the Fragaria vesca subsp. vesca linkage group LG4, FraVesHawaii_1.0, whole genome shotgun sequence genome:
ACTGCATCTCATCGGACTGTAATAAGGACAACAAGGTTTCATGCCTTCTGTTTTTACCACTTATCTGTTAAGCCAAGACAGAATTTTGCAGATCCGAAACAGGTTATTAAAAACATAAATTGACAGAAAAACCTGTGAGAAGAATGGAGTTGATTATTGAAGAAATTTCATACCACAAATCTATGGTGTAAACATGATGGCATGGGCTGAACCGGATTGACGTGGATATGAATTGCATCATTCTGTACAGTGTATACACACAATTATGCATGTCCATAGAGTCAGCAGAGTATGAGTATCCAAATAAAGGTGTAAAGTAGAAACAAGAACAATAGCAGCAAACCTTGGTCCATTTCTGCTGTATACAATCATGTAAAAATCGCCTATGCTGAGGAATGGAAGCGCTGGCAAAAACAGTCTGACGGCTATTGATTGACGAGTAAGACGTCAAAAGCTTCCGAAGAGAGCTGACTTCTTTTGAACCGAACATGAAATCAACCTAACCAAACAGTGCAATACGAAAAATTAATAAATCCCACAACTCACAGAACATCCCATCTGCCATTTAGTGTTAAGACTTCAAACTCTATGCCACAAAAACAGCTGACGAGATAACAAAATACAAATTGTCTTCCAAAGTTCCAATTTACCTCATCGATCACCAACACTCGCATTGACTCAAGCTTAATGAGACGCTTCTCAAGCATATGGCACAAACTCCCTATCGTTGCCACCACAATTGTAGGCGGCTCTGCCTAAGACAATAATAAAGCCCACAAAAAATTTAAAAATAAGAAATAAAAAATTCCCTACAAGACATGAGAAAAATATCAAAGAATATTGAACTCCCCTCCTAACATGCACATTCAAACAATTCAATTAATTACACAAAAACCAAGATGCAGCACCTTCAACCAACTCTTGTGTCTTGTCAACATTCCCCCATCCAAAAGAGCCATAACAGTACATGCTTTCTGCTCTACTTCCCCCTCCTTCGGCTTCGCCGCCAACATTCTAGCAACCCTCGTTACCTAACTCATCAAGAAACACACACACTATCATCTTCTCCGAACCATATTACACGAAATGTCGAAAATCACGACACAAAGAAACACTACAAACACAACAACAGTAACCCAAGTGTGTAAAGTTTCTTACTTGCATGCCAAGTTCCCTAGTGGGCACTACAATGAGGGCCTGCACAGCCGATCTCTGAGTCTTCACCACAGCAAATATCAACAGCAGATACGTCAGCGTCTTCCCAGAACCTGTCTACACAAATCACCAAACAACCCAAGGTTTAAACTTTTTCTTCCCAAAACTACCCCCGAACAATCAAAGCAATATCGAATTTAGACCTGCGCGTGGAGAATGCAGTCCCGGCCGGAAAACAAAGCCGGCAGAGCTTGCCGCTGCACCGGCGTCGGCGCCACGTACCCCAGCTCCTCCATTCTGCAGAGTATGTGGTCCGGAACATGGGTCCCGCATA
This genomic interval carries:
- the LOC101308757 gene encoding DEAD-box ATP-dependent RNA helicase 58, chloroplastic-like, whose product is MRDPCSGPHTLQNGGAGVRGADAGAAASSAGFVFRPGLHSPRAGSGKTLTYLLLIFAVVKTQRSAVQALIVVPTRELGMQVTRVARMLAAKPKEGEVEQKACTVMALLDGGMLTRHKSWLKAEPPTIVVATIGSLCHMLEKRLIKLESMRVLVIDEVDFMFGSKEVSSLRKLLTSYSSINSRQTVFASASIPQHRRFLHDCIQQKWTKNDAIHIHVNPVQPMPSCLHHRFVISGKNRRHETLLSLLQSDEMQSGIIFVGEQSEKSKKAGNAPPTTLLVDFLKASYQGCSDILLLEEDMNFNSRAASLSELRQGSSYLLVSTDIAARGVDLPDTTHIYNFDLPRTAVDYLHRAGRTGRKPFSDKKCTVTNIIMSEEQFVLQKYENELMFNCEELIV